The Gossypium hirsutum isolate 1008001.06 chromosome D03, Gossypium_hirsutum_v2.1, whole genome shotgun sequence genomic interval GCTTGATGAGAAGGCCCTATTTGCAATTCAATTGTGCCTCACGAATAATGTATTGCAGGAGGTGTTGATGGAGAAAACGAATAATGTCGAGGTGCTAATCaattagtgttgaaacaacgccTGTACATGTTTCGTATGACTAAATGTGTGTCTATAAGTTAATTCGTTACTCTCTTGAATTATCTAAAGAATGTCGAGGCTTATATAGATGTTGAAGATTAGACTATGCTATTATTATGCTCTTTACccttttcatataaaatttttaggGATACCTTAATTTATGGTAGAGATAAACTCTTGTTTGAGGATATGAAGggaaattttttaagtaaaaacaaACTCGACAATGATTTAGTTTCAAATAGCAAGTCAGGTGAACAAGCCACATTTTTGGTTGTGAGAAGCAAGACTAGATCAAAGTCGAGGAATCAATACAAGACTTGTGGCTACTGTAAGAATTTAGGTCACATTAAGGTAGAATGTTATAAGCTGTAAAATAAGAATAGAAGGGTTGCTGAGAGCAACGAGAAAGGAAAGCAAAAGGCTGAGGTAGCTAATGCTAGTGTGGTCGAATATAAGGGTGATGATTAGTTGCTGGTGTCTACGACTGAAAGGTTTAAGCTTACGTCCAATTAGATCTTGAAATCGGGGTGTTcttaccatatgtgtcccaaCAAGGAATGGTTCTCCATAGATAGCCTAGTTGAAGGTAGAGTTATGTTCACAAAGAATAATTGACCCTGTAAGATAATTGATATTGATACTGTTTAGATCAGGATGTATGACGGGATTATCAGGACATTGTCAGGTGTCAGACATATGCCTGTTTTAAAGAAAAACCTCATCTTCCTAGGTGTTTTAGAATCGAATGATTATAGAATCACCATCAAGTCAAGTGGCATTAAGGTATCTCGTTGAGCTCTTATTTTGATGAAAGGTTAGAAAATCGACAGCCTATATATTCTGCAAGGTTCAACAGTGACTAGTGCAACAATAATTTCCTCGTACATGACGGACTTGGAGTCAACTCAGTTGTGGCATATGCGACTTGATCATATGAGTGAGAAAATTATGACCGTTTTGAATAAGAGTCTTGTAATTTCCAAGTTCAAGCACCGCTTGGACTTGGTTAGTATCCTGCAAAGGCTGATCTAGGCCCATGACAGGGCCCGACAAAGGATGCATGTTAAAATATGAGTCAAAATGGAGATTTGTGGAGTGTGTCTCGCATTTTTAGGTCAAACTAGAGTCAAAGTAGAGGCAACATCGTGACGAGGAGCCTAGGATGTCACGACAAATTCCAAACTTAAAGCAATTATATATTAGACTCTCAACAGGGTTACTTTTCTCAGTTAAACTCTGATTACACTAGAGATACATAGTCATATTAGAACTCTAAGCTTAACCTATGTAATGCCCTCAACCTGACCTGAATCACCGGATCCGGATCTCGGGTATTACTGCACATTTTacttagcaaaatttcaaaacagtTGACGGGTACTCTTTACTTGAAACATTTTTCTTATCAATTTATTTAACagttcaatattaaaaaaataaaaaaaaggtatttaaaaataaaataaaataatacattagaCTAGTTACAATTTATTACAACATTAAAAGTTTGCTAAGATAGACTCAAGGCGTAATCCTACAATACGTCACTCACCAAAGATGTtcactgtatgcataataacaCGAATTGCCGCTACCTTGGCTTATTCCTGGTGTAGTCCCTCTTGGCGAACTCATTCTTCCAATAATACCTGAAACATAAACATAACACTTATAAGTTACaggagcttagtaagtttgaagTACAAATTACCTTTAAACCTTTCATGCTGAATTTTCATCCTGATTATTTATATTACCCACTTCTGTCTTTGGCTGATACCTTCACATTGTTGGATAAATACATGCTTATACGCCATATAATTCCTAATCATGTCATCTTTCAAGTAACTATATGGCTGACTCTAGATCTTACCAGACCATActacattttctcttctttttaaaCAACTATCTTTGGTTATTCCAGAATAGTTAATCACATGTACTATTCTCTTGGCAAATACTACTTGTTGATCTTACCTTTGGTGGATTCCCATGATGAGTTTGTTAAACCAAATCATCAAACAAATCATACCCTGATTCAACgcaatatatatactcatattgATGAGGAACACTCCAAGTCATTCAGAAGAAATCCAAACCTTTATATTTCACAGCATAAGAATACCAAATTTATTGAAAACTTAGATTCCAACTATCCTCAAATAAGACATGATACTACTCAAATGTGATAGAtatcatataattcatatttcaaTCTTTCATAACGTAGTCCAAATTCGTACTAATAAACACTTATACCTTTTGTAATTTGAATACGCCCATATTCTAATATGATAGACTATTATGACGAATTCTCTTTAGAAGTATAAATGCAATTTCTCATTCAGAATATATCTCGTACGACTTATCAAACTTTACTACCAGATCGAATAACCCAATATATTTTCGAGCTCGTCAAATACTTATCATAGAACTAACTATCAAAGAAAACTTACCTAAATATTAACAAAAGGGCGAGTAACCTAACTATTCATACACATACATATCACTGAATACGCCATATAAACATATTGGGACTCACCACAGAGGCAATTCAGATTATGCCACAAAGGCTTGTGGCTCACGCCTCATAGGTACCGTTCATAATCACGTGTTTACTATCTCGACAGACTTTCACAAAAGGTGCCATCGGTTTCTCTATCATGGATTTATACATAACTTCATGTCGTAATCTACCAGTTCGATCTACACATTATCGAAGGAATCACCATGAACATTCATATCTTGCCATGGGTCTCAACCAAATGGGCTTACACATTCTCATGTCGTGATCTGCCAGTTCAGCCTTCATCCTACTAGAGGCATCACCATAAGTGTTTTCATATCATACATTGCCATGAGTCTCAACCATATGGTATTGCACTTATTTTCATATCGTGATCTGCCAGTCTAGTTAGCAATATACCTGCCTTACTAAAGGCATCACAAATGACATTTTACCCAGAATTTACTTACCCAGATTTGCTCATACATATGGTTGATTCATACTTTTACTTATCAAACTTTACCTGCATAATCACCACTTACTTTTAATCCAGATAATACTTCTTACATATAACCATCACACATCTAAAACTTTTACCAAACATTATTTACACCATTACGCATTATCTGTATTTTATTAGCATATATATGCTTCTACTAGAACATTACACATGTAGGAGTCAAGATAAAGACTCACATAGTACTCAGATAAACTGTAGCTCAAAGCTCCAGACTTGGACATCCACTTTGACCCAGTATCAACAttgtttaaagaaaataaaaccacCATTAGAACCCTTTACAAACAACTAACTAACAATTTGACTACAAACAACCCTCATTTAGAATCTTTTTTTTCACAACTCATTGTTCATATGTTTCTTAATACACTTATTCTCTCAAAAAATTTAACATGCAAAGCTATCAGACTTACTAGGAAGTAGATCTTCCCCTCATCAATTTAAAAACTTTAGCTTCTAgcttaataaagaaaaaaactaaagaacAAAATTGTAGGAAGAAGAACTAGCCCCCCAACCAACCTTTTTCACCATACATATATATGTCTAGTTCTCTTAGTGAAACTTGACAAGTCAATTATTTCCAGAGCTTTTCCTTATAAATGGCCTGCATAGTTCGAGAGAAGTATAAATGAATATCCTGTACAAATATTATTTGATCAGTCAATTTATTTGGCTCTTAACTAGTTCACATTACGAAACCAAACTAGTACAGTGCCTAGACAAACTTGCCGTACTATGCATTTGGTGGTATCCCTTACCAAACTTACTCTTCGCTTAACATACTTTCTTAAATAGCAGAATAATCTGAGATAGAATCTTTGATTACTTATGCGGTGGTTACCTTACGTTAATTCGTATTCgccatgtaacaacccattttcagtgaaatcagaatagtgttttcgggaccacaaatcctagttcagaagaaaatttattttaatattattgcatggtctgcattatgataggaatgttgtATGAAAAtatcgttaagaaaattttaccgattacatgtttaattagatagaaatgaccaaattgcataaaatgtaaaagttgaattctagtagctaaagggatcaaatagctatggaattcaaaattggaggtccttatatggtaaatagaccattaagatgAGTTATTAGATAAGTATGATaattcatccatgaaaatttaagaaaagaaaaggactaaattggaaagtaaataaataaaagataatatataaaataaatatataatattatcattttatatcatctttcccaattaaaagacatggaaaccctagttttgGGGTGTTAAGTTCAAGCAAGTTGTtttggctcaattaggtatgaattcttgtcccgtttttagtaatttttatgtttccgagatcttaaaaacttaatttaactatctcagggattaatttgtaaaattatcaaagtactaggattttgtcatggatgaatatgcatgaattatgaaatttatggtagaaaataaaaggttgttgatagataaacaacttttataaagtgaatttttatgaaattgtgatttagggactaaattgtaaagatataaaattcacggaaaaattctaaattttatgaaatacattggctgttaatgttacatgtaaaaattggttaggcttggaataaggattaaattgcaggaatttcatttttcgagcctagggacaaaatcatcattaattaaaagtataagggcaaaatgataattttgcctaagatgtgaattgaatatgaattttattgaatatgaaagagagtctCGTTGTTATCTTTTATGAGCATCCCAATATTTGGCCCTCTCGAGCTTTCCGTTATATAGTTATTGCGAGCTcctcgttaatagctcttcggagcatctcgATTGGTTGTGAatctgcatgtgttgtagacacaccacagctcttatgaacgtcccgatatatggctcttcgtgagcttcccgattaaatgctttttgtgagcttcctgattaatggctccccgaagcttcccgatatggctcgcttgaacttcccgattaatggctctttggAGCTATTTGTTATTGGCTTGCATGAGCTTCCCAGttatagctcttatgagcttcccgttatacagcccgggtaagcttcccgttatacaacTCACATAAGCTCCCTGTTATATGGCTCAAGAGAGGGAGCTTCCCGATTATGTGTTCGTATGAGCATTCCCGAATACGAATTGATGAATCTCAGATTTGTACGcttcatgtgtactacccttgtatccatcgatattttaaatgattcaacaagCAAAATTTCGATATAAGATGATATGAATTCAAGATGAATTACTATaagaaatacttgaaatacaagaATATATTTTACTCATGATATATGGACATGTAATGTGAAAAGCATGAGTATATAGAAATATGTTTATTGTTGAGCTCACACATGtttcttgatgtttatatgaAACACATGTCTAACAATGTTGATGAGGATATATGTTagggcttttggccaaattgctTGAGTATGCTTTGAATACTTACCttaattgaaattgaatggtAAGTCAATTTcctattatatgaacttactaagcataaaatgcttactttgttttatttctctgttttatagtagcTTGGAAGCTCGTTAAGGTTAGAAgctggtcggagacacatcacactatccattggcctaattcggtataaatagtaaattacttttggttataatggcatgtataggttaattagccaatgttggcatatacatgtttggttgtaactagccatttgATATGGCTTGTGATTGACATATTTTGGTGTATATATGTGTCTTTATCTAGTTAATGTGTATGGTAAAATGATTGAAGTTGAAGTGAGAGTGGATTATGCATATGAATATTTGATCAAATAGGTAAGTAAGTAAGTTTGTATACTTAGTTATATGAGGTATTATATAATGCATAAGACTTGGATTTGGCTTGGTTTAAATGTCTTtgattggcttgtaaatgtgataaAGTGTTAATATAGGTGGAAGaccaattgggtgagaaatatggcttagaaATTGCCTTAtttcgtccacacaggcagagacacgggcgtgtatctcaaccgtgtgtgacacacggcctagcacataggcgtgtgttttggccgtgtgtccccctgcatctttaaaatttaaaatagaatgctcatgatttttcacatggcctggcacacgggcatgtggcttggccgtgtgacccttacacCTACACACGGcccaacacacgggcgtgtgacttggccgtgtgacctaagtcagagagttacacaggtacaAACACAGGCTAGGATACGGCCTTGTgccccatttcgaatgcccacacatgGCCtgatcacacgggtgtgtgacccttgcaccttggaaaattttaaaattttatgaaaaattctctgagtacccggtttagccccaacttgtttctaatgtgtattttggacctcgagggtccatatAAGAGACttattgattgatttatgatataaatattctataaggtgaaatatatgtttaattgatCTGTAAATtccggtaatgctttgtaaccctattctggcaacatATATGGATTAGGGGTGCTACACGTCAAAAGACCATAAACGAGCGGACTACActacaaataaataatttcacactTACACGCCTTCTAATCGGGTCCGCCAGATCTGGTGCGTGACAACCTATTTAAAGGGCCTTAGTGACCCTAGAAAAAAGACAAACATAACACAACATTAGAAAGAAGATCAAGAGAGAGTTTTGAAGGAATTTTGTGTTTTAGCCAGAGAGCTTTGTATTTAGGGTTAAGGTTTGTTTTGAATTTCTCCATCTTGAACTCTTCGATTGTTTGCTCATTAGTGAAGTCtcctttacccgtggttttttatcctcttgatTGGAGGAGTTTTTTCTCGTAAATTTGTGTGTCTAAATTTCTCTATTCCTTTTTTCTCGTTGTTTAAACGGATCAATCCTCAACACTAACAATGAAAAAGAAGTAAATAATAATACACAATAGAAGAAACCTACCCAGCCCACCACTTAACTTCCATTAATGTTTTAGGTTGATATTGAACTATTTGAGTGCCTTGTACGCTTAAAAAGTATTTATACGCACGCATTTGTATATGCCCCATTTGCCAAACTTTCCAGCAAAGCATTCAAGTAATCATTTCGTGATTTCATATCCTGcaatactgtttttttttttcatattctttCCTTCAAGTTTGGATGATATTTTATAACAGCTTAGACATTTATTGTGGTCCCTTTCCCATGAGACATTTGTTCAATACATATTATCATATCAAATCAGACAAACATCTTAAGGGTTTTGAATAGTAATTAGAAAGCATCAGCCTGCATGCATGCTTGCTGCAATATTACATCTGCCTGCAcagatttatttttataattttatttatccttaattgAAACAAACATTAATCTTGGATGTAATATAAAAGTCTAAACAAAAGGCAAATGAAAGTTTTTCTAACACTATTTCATTAACATAaacatatgtatacatatatgatCAACCGCCGGGTCGATCAATAAGCAACAATGTTTCGGGCTGTTATGCATAACCCATATGCCACAATAAAAAAATGCTTTACTTGCATAAGACAATTAAAGCTGCAATCAACTTAATTCCTCAAGGCAACACTCCACCTAGCCACATATGACATTAATTTAGTACTACTAGGGAAGATCTAGGAGTTCAACAATTAATGTTAAGGTGTGTTTTGTTCGTATAGTTTTATTATGTACAGAGGATTAAAGCATTACTTACTTCCCTTTTTTATTCAGCGAAGAATGAAGACAGTGCATTTGAGTAATTACTTTGATTGGCGATATATCTCTTCTTCTTGACTAAGCTGAGAAGCAACAAGGGTGTCAAGGAGGCGCCAATCAGTGGCTTGATCCACCGCTTGCTCATTGCTGTGGTTCCCAAAGAGTGCATTCAAGTGTTGGTGATGAGTTTGTTGAATATGATGGGCCTGTGTGAAGGATGAGCACTGGCCAAATGCAGCCATTGGATTGCAGCTTAGGGGATCCCGTGACTGGAGGTAATGGTCATGGGGAACTTGGTACTGCAAATCAAGCTCTTTCTTGCAGGAATAGGGAAGGTGGTGGTAAGCGTTATTAGATAGGGATGTTTGGTTTGGGGAATCTAGATCGGGAATGAACGAGACTTGATCATCATACCAACACGAAGATTCATGTTCACCGACTTTGCGCATAGCTGTTATTCTCTTCTTGAATACCCTACATACAACCCATCCTTCGTCCTGCATTAATCAGTTTtagaaaaacataattttgcaGAAAATTTCATCTCAAAATAGAATAAGTGAATAGCTACATATATCTATGAATTTGGCACTTTATTACTGTTACAATAGCCAAAAGGAGGGTTTCTTGCATGTCTTCCTCATGACTAATAagtatatctctactattttcaCATGTATATCTAGGAAATTATGTTttagaataatatttatttttattagtaaattttttatcattaaaatatgttcttattaaaactaaaattacactttggatcgctttattactatatatatgtaaattatttaGTTTTGCATTACACTTTTACATTGAATTTAGATATTTTCCTTCAATTAGTAGCttcaaatttcattattatttttattataatgatcaaattaattaaatttttttaattatgtttaaaaatttaaataatattaattttgaaataaaattttttttttaatgaattacataaaataatggaGTAGGAAGGTGATGAAAATGGTTATACTTTTCAGGGGGTTAAATTATATCTCTTCATAATTGTATATGAAGGTATAAAAAAGAAGCGTGTGGTATGtctatatacatacataattagCGAGAAGAAATTGAAGTAGTAAAAAGGAAGACTTGCCTGTGGAGTCCCATTTTCATAAGTTTCAAGGCGATACTCATGCATAATCCAGTCAGACTTTTGTCCATTTGGGGCTCGACCTTTATAAAACACTAATGTTTTCCTCATCCCAATCAAGTCATGCTTAGAATAAATAGCCTTGTCTCTGCCCGTTGCTTTCCAAAACCCAGCTGCCGTGGCTCTATTTGTGCGACTTCCTGTTGGATATTTCTTATCCTTATGGCTGAAGAAATACCATTCATTTTGCTCTTCTCTCCCTATTCTGCATATCTCTGCTCAAAACACAATATAAGCATAAAGATTTTGAAAAAGCATAAAGAAAAAAAGGGTTAGATACCTTGAAGATCCCAAGGCTCAATTTTATAGAGATCAACATCTTTAATTACATCTAGGTCAATCCTTCTTAAAGAGATTTTCTTTCTAAGGTAATAATCAACCAGTTCTTCTTCTGTGGGATGGAAGCGAAAGCCTGGTGGAACTTGTGGAAGtacattcattttctttttctcaagcCTGCAAAGCCAAGAGATCGTAGTGCTTATCAGCACCTTATAATTTTAACACATATTAAACGATTGAATGAGCATGAATATGTATTTAACATAATGCACAAGTTACAAGTACATTATTTTGTTATGACTGACAACGAATttcattaaaaactattaaaaaacaaatatttccTTCTCTTTGGTAACGTAAGAATGGAACTACTTATAAATCATATAAGCagtacatattttattttataatcaatGACGTGCCCtcaaaacttcaaaattcaattcTAATTAACATCCTTCATGCATTGAATTTCTTATTTGAATGTAGAATAATTCCTTATAATTAATCATACTTTGAAACCATCTTTGCAATAGATCAATGTGGCAATTTTAAAATGGTTCTGTTTTTAGAATGAATCAACATATGACTAGTCTCAAAGTTTGATAAATCCTTAAAACTGAAATTAGAATAGCAAGAACAGTTGATGAAGTTGCAAGGTTTCCATGAATCAAATGAGTAGATAGTTAGCAAAAGATATTTTCTCTCTTGGGTTATTCTAAAGTTCATCTAATAAAAATATGAGAATAGGAATGCAATGATGGAAATTTTGCATGTAATAATCATGATAGAATCAAATAGTTGAAGcttaagaaagaaaatgaagttagctttcttctttttcttcagcttcctttgaaagaagaaaaacaaacttGAAAATCATGGGATTAATGCATATTTTTTACGCATCTGAAAATGGTATCAACATGCAGTCATGATCAAATGTATTAAAGTTCCACCTTTTATTAATTATCAGCGCAGAAAAATCTTGTAGATCTGCAGCTCAAACAAGTATTTAAatgtaaaaacaaacaaaaataatccATACAtctaaaggaaaaaaaacatattaGTAGAATTGTCATGGAAAAAATGGAGACAATGAGCTCACAGTTCAAATACAGATCTGGGGTGATTGAATCTTCTCTTCCAGCAAAAATCAAGAGTTGGATCGAACAACCCTGTTTACTTTTTTCTCCCAAATATGACGGCAGTATTAGAAGCTTTTATTCCAAATTTGGACAAGAAGACgacaaaaatataaagaaacagGCAAGTATGTTTTAAGCCTGCCTGAAAGGGGAGTTGTCGGATCGAATCCCGATAAATAAAAAACAGAAGAAAGGCCACAAAAAGGGAAAGGGTTTGAGACTTTAGAAGAATGGGAGGATGGAGAAGGAGAAGGGTTAAataggaagcaaaagaaaatgaaagagagagagaggaacCCTAATGATCAAAGAATGGGTATGATCTATCTATCTTAATAAGCTAATCTTTTCATTATCATAAGCTTACGTTGTCTATCTTTCACTGCCGGTTTGGAGCTAAATTGGTGCAAAAGCTTAAAAAAAGTGGCGCAATATCGGCTAAGACAAACACACAGAGAGAACTTCCTCTATTGCCATCTCCACCTGCTGCAACTGATAGAGACCTAGGTCTTGTATTGTAAGCAggtgttttgtttttcttttttttcaatttaaaggTGGTTTATATTATAGAGAAATCCCCGTTCAACAGCATgccaatataaaaaaaaaaccagaaaGGTAAAAGGTCTACTCTAGACTGTGGCTGAAAGTGGGTTGGTGGCCCTTTATTAGCCCCAAACTCCATTCCTAGTCCCTACCATTTCCTCCCTTATTTTCAAATCTTAACTGTAATAAAATCGCAATGATAATGCTGGAGTCATGTTGGATTAAGCCATTCATTTTCcatcactttttttatttttgttttgtattgCGGTCTGGTTGCATGGAGATATTGGTGTGATTTTCAGTCTTGATTTGGCTAAACAACGAACCAAGGAGTGCAAAAGTTGGTGGCTTCACCTTCATCATTGTCACAAATTTAGGCAAGACATATGCATTATGGCAATGACCAAACAATACAAACTAACTGTCTTTAATACACTTCAAAAGCCATGTGAATGATTAAGCTAGCTAGCGTCCAAACCATTTTTGTCAAATTTCTGCTCGTGACTCATAAGTTTCTTCACTGTCATAATGATGGAGTCTTtacattaaagctttaattaaagAATAAGCTCTTTATCTCAACCGTTTGATTATTATTAGTACCACATCAATATTTATggttttagaagttgttttaaagtGGTCCATGCAGAATTACTGATTAACCAGATTAAAAAGCTTCGTTTAACTGATAtccgaaatttttttaagtaaatcaTTAAGTGAATATCCATAGAAgtgaatataaatttgatatatatattaagattttAATGTTGATTAAAAATAGACTACAAATATAGGTTTTTGGAGAAACATTATAAACATCCCAACGATCGAGAAAATTCATATATTCTCTTTTGAtctctctatttctttttttttattttcttttatctttatttctgTTAAAGAATCAAGAATAGTATTTTCATCATATCATTGAATGCATAGCCAGTGCATGCATTTATACACATGCATTTGTACACGTGGGTTCTAACTGACGTAAATCAAATAATTGTTGTTTAACTAATACCAGCTTTAACAAACTAACCACTTTTGCATGTAGTTACAACTGCATTACTCTTAACATTCCCCTAGTTGGTCGATTTTTGAGCTTTAAGCTCATCAGGTGACAAAACCCTAAGAGCATATTGAAACATAGAAAACATCTTAGGTGTAATTGGTTTAGTTAGAACATCTGCAATTTGTTGATCAGATGGCACAAAGTTGACTTGTAAATGACCTGCAAGAATTTTTTCCCTGACAAAATGATGATCTATTTCAACATGCTTCATTTTAGCATGATGTGTGGGATTCTCAACCACAGAGACT includes:
- the LOC107949663 gene encoding NAC domain-containing protein 7, with amino-acid sequence MNVLPQVPPGFRFHPTEEELVDYYLRKKISLRRIDLDVIKDVDLYKIEPWDLQEICRIGREEQNEWYFFSHKDKKYPTGSRTNRATAAGFWKATGRDKAIYSKHDLIGMRKTLVFYKGRAPNGQKSDWIMHEYRLETYENGTPQDEGWVVCRVFKKRITAMRKVGEHESSCWYDDQVSFIPDLDSPNQTSLSNNAYHHLPYSCKKELDLQYQVPHDHYLQSRDPLSCNPMAAFGQCSSFTQAHHIQQTHHQHLNALFGNHSNEQAVDQATDWRLLDTLVASQLSQEEEIYRQSK